One Bythopirellula goksoeyrii genomic window, CTTTTGTTGTCCGTCTACTTGCTGGTCGTGTCCGGCTGTGGAACAACGGTTGAAGGAGTCCAACAGGAGGGTCCCGTGCTGAAATACAAAATGCAAGCGTTGGATGGGAAAGAAATCGACCTTTCCAGCTATGAAGGAAAAGTGGTGATGGTGGTAAATGTGGCCAGTAAATGTGGATTCACTGGTCAATATGAACAACTTCAAGAGTTGCACGAAAAGTATGCTGACGAGGGTCTGGCAATTCTTGGATTCCCTTGCAACCAGTTCTTGGGACAAGAGCCAGGTACTGCGGAAGAGATCGAACAGTTCTGCCGTGCCAACTATGGAGTGGCCTTCCAGATGTTTGCAAAAATAGACGTAAAAGGGGAAAAGGCATGTGAGTTCTATCAGGAACTGACCTCGATTGATACAAAACCCAAAGGGGCAGGAAATATCAGCTGGAACTTTGAGAAGTTTCTGATAGATCGCAATGGAAAGGTAATCGCTCGATTTGGCTCACGCACTAAGCCTGACGCACCCGAGGTGGTAGAGATCATCGAAAGAGAATTAGCCAAAGAACCTATTGAGAAACCTTCCAGCTGATTCAAGTAGATTCGAGAGTAGCAAAGGAACCCCATCATGAATCTTACATTTCTTGCGTTTTTCGTCACAACTGCCCTATCTGGAGAAACAAACGAAGGGTTCGCCCCTCCTCAAGGACCTGCGATGGAGGCAATCCAGTTACTTCAGAGTGCCGAATCGCAAACTGAGATCGAGGAAATAGAGGGTCTTCTCGAACAGGCAGTAACGCTATTGGGACCTCAAAGCCCGGCAGCTGACAAGCTCAGGCAAGCACTGACGAAACCTGCGGAGATAGGCGACTTGCGTCAAGCTGGAAATGAAGTATTGGAGATGCTTACCTTTGTTCCTCGCTATGAAGCGGATCTTCCGGAAGGTTTTCCAACTTATACTCCTGCGGGTGTCATTGAGTTGAAAGTCTATCCCAAGAATCGACGAGCCATAGCCAAGCAATTCTTTACACTCTTTGGTCACATCACTCGCAATCAGATTGCCATGACTACGCCCGTGCGCATGGAATTTGACCGTGGCAAGAATGGCAAACTGAAGCAGGAATCGATGGCCTTTTACTATGGCAAACCAACAATCGGTTCTGTGGGAGTTCAAGGCAATGTTCAGGTCGTTGAGCAAGCGGGCGAAATGGTGGTTGCATTGGGCCATCGAGGATCTCGTGACAAGAAAGTAATCGCTGAGGGAGAGCGACGGTTGCGAGCCTGGTTAGCGGAGCATCCCGAATATGAATCCAATGGCAATCTCGTTGTCATGGGCTACAACAGCCCCATGGTGCCCGCCAAATCACAATTCTTTGAAATCCAACTTCCCGTCAAGCAAAACTCGGCACCATAAACTTCCAGTCGAGCTTTGCGATCGAAAGCGAAATATCCTTCAACTGGACTACAGATTTGTGTCTCAATAAAGTCCTACTTTGTAATAGGCGGCAAATCGGGGATTCGCGATTCTTTGGTCAATTCTTCGTGCTGCTGATAATCCTCTTCAGAGCTTACAAGTTCCGCAGCACGACCGATACTTCTTAGCATCCCGGCAAACACGATTTGGTGCAGCGGATAGATGCCATACCAATAGCTCAAGCCCAAGATCCCCAGGGGATCGAAAATAGCCGTTTGGCGAATTCGGCTCCCTTGCTCGCACGGCGTGACTTCAAACTCCAGCCAGGCGCGGCCGGGGAGTTTCATCTCGGCGTAGAGCCGCAGTCGATGGGGCGGCTCATAGAGTTCGACTCGCCAGAAATCGACTGCGTCGCCAACTCGCAAGCTTTGAGGATCTCTGCGACCTCGGCGCACGCCGACGCCTCCGACGAGTAGGTCGAGAAAACCACGCAGCGACCACAGCCAATCGCCGTAGTACCAACCTGCTTCACCTCCAATGCGACGAATAGGGGCAAAGGCCTTGACAGGAGGAGCTTTCACTTCGATGGTGCGCGAATCAACGAGCCTGGAACCAAATCGCTCCCCACCCCACACACGGGGTGCCCCGGCAGAGGAGTAGGCGTCGGACCAGCGTGTTTCAGCGAACTCACGATCTTCATTGACCATCGCCCGAGCAATCGCTTCCTGCACTGAGCGAGGTCGAATCGAAAATGTTGTTTCCGCCAGATTATTTGAGATCAACGTGGGGTTTCGCAGGCTTTCTACAAGTTTACGTCCCACACGCGCATAGATGGGCGTCACAAGTCCCAGCCACAGACTCGACAGATAAGGCGTGAGCAGTGGCACTGGAATCATCCACCGTATTAGACCTCGTTGGCGGGCATACTCTTGCATCAGTTGCCCGTAAG contains:
- a CDS encoding glutathione peroxidase, which gives rise to MIRDRLCYLLLSVYLLVVSGCGTTVEGVQQEGPVLKYKMQALDGKEIDLSSYEGKVVMVVNVASKCGFTGQYEQLQELHEKYADEGLAILGFPCNQFLGQEPGTAEEIEQFCRANYGVAFQMFAKIDVKGEKACEFYQELTSIDTKPKGAGNISWNFEKFLIDRNGKVIARFGSRTKPDAPEVVEIIERELAKEPIEKPSS
- a CDS encoding heme-binding protein; translation: MNLTFLAFFVTTALSGETNEGFAPPQGPAMEAIQLLQSAESQTEIEEIEGLLEQAVTLLGPQSPAADKLRQALTKPAEIGDLRQAGNEVLEMLTFVPRYEADLPEGFPTYTPAGVIELKVYPKNRRAIAKQFFTLFGHITRNQIAMTTPVRMEFDRGKNGKLKQESMAFYYGKPTIGSVGVQGNVQVVEQAGEMVVALGHRGSRDKKVIAEGERRLRAWLAEHPEYESNGNLVVMGYNSPMVPAKSQFFEIQLPVKQNSAP
- a CDS encoding SDR family oxidoreductase; translation: MNQNSKQQILLTGATGYIGGRLLPLLEQRGFHVRCLARRPETLEGTVAPSTEVVAGDVLEPESLSGPLAGVDTALYFIHSMGADRDFEKQDRIAAENFAKAATAAGVRRIIYLGGLGSSDQELSKHLRSRQETGDVLRAHHRHVVEFRASIVIGSGSLSFEMIRALVERLPVMICPRWVQVKAQPIAVEDLLSYLLASVANTDGSPQIYEIGGPDQVTYGQLMQEYARQRGLIRWMIPVPLLTPYLSSLWLGLVTPIYARVGRKLVESLRNPTLISNNLAETTFSIRPRSVQEAIARAMVNEDREFAETRWSDAYSSAGAPRVWGGERFGSRLVDSRTIEVKAPPVKAFAPIRRIGGEAGWYYGDWLWSLRGFLDLLVGGVGVRRGRRDPQSLRVGDAVDFWRVELYEPPHRLRLYAEMKLPGRAWLEFEVTPCEQGSRIRQTAIFDPLGILGLSYWYGIYPLHQIVFAGMLRSIGRAAELVSSEEDYQQHEELTKESRIPDLPPITK